The genomic DNA AATTATGCTAAATTTTTAAAATACTGTTAAACGAAATCAAATAGCTATCGTCGGAGCTTCAGCTTTTTAACCAATGCCTCATAACGATTATGGTCTTTTTTGCTTAGGTAGTCGAGCAGCCTTCTGCGCTTACTAACCATCGCGAGCAGCCCACGGCGGCTGTGGTTGTCTTTTTTGTGGGTCTTAAGGTGGTCGGTAAGAGATTTAATATTCTCTGTAAATAGCGCAACCTGAACTTCGGCCGAACCAGTGTCCTTGCTGTGGATACCGTTATCCTTCATCACTTTAGCTTTGATAGTTTTTTGAATCATACTCGAATTATATTAGCAGAAATTGGCATATTAATCAAGTGGCATTGCGTTTTTAAGCTGGTTTTGGCCTATAGAAGTACGCACTATCTGGGTGCAATAAGCCCCTGTTGCTAGTTTTTTACCAAGGTCTTCACCTAGCGCGCGAATATAAGTTCCACTGCTGACATCAGCTCGCAGCGTAAGCTCTGGGTAGCTGTATTTGAGTAGTTCTAGCTTACTAATTGTGACTTTTCTGGGCTTAATCTTTACCTCTTCGCCTCTTCTGGCCCTCTTGTAGGCCCTGACACCATCTATTTTTATAGCACTGTACTTGGGGGGGACTTGCTCTATAACCCCCTTAAAGTCTTCTAGTGCTTCTAGAATAGCCTTTTTGGTGGGTACAGTATCAGATATAGATGTTTTTTCACCTTCTTGGTCGCCTGTATCTGAATTTTCACCTAGTTTTAGGCTAAATTCGTAGCTCTTATCGAGCTTGAGATAGCTATCTGATAGCCGAGTGTAATCTTTGCCTACCAGAACGATCAAAAGACCTTCGGCTTCTGGGTCTAGAGTACCAGCGTGCCCTACTTTCTTAATACCGCTAAGTCGGCGCATTTGAGCCACCATACTGAAGCTACTACGGCCGCGGGGTTTGTTTATTAGATATATTCCTGGGTTGTATTGCATTTTAGTGTCTAAGACAATCTTAGCAGATTAGGCCAAATACCAGCGATAAATTCATGCTTCCTAGGCTGAAGCTATCTTGGCACTAGGGCCTATTTTGCCCTGAAAGGGACCTGGGCTAAACTTCTCGGCTTCAAACTCCCCTTTAGACCAAATTAGATCTTTTTTTTTGAGCCTTCTTCGGTACTATGCACGACTGCTTCTGCTTGGCTGAGCTTTTTGGCCTCTTCTAAGGCCTCTTTTATAGAAGTGGGGGCCGACTCGTCGGGGACCTGAACCTTTGGGGCAGCTTGAGGGGCTGGGCTGAGGCTGGGTTTCGAGCTTTTAGATTGCATTATCCTAACAACATCCTGATGCTTCGCACCGGCGGCTAGCATTTGAGCAGCGACTGTCATGGCCTTTGCAGTGGTACCTGGAATAGTAAAATTATGAGTGGCACTTGTGATGCCCGTATATAGTGCGGTGGCAATTGATTCATCAACACTCCCCTGGGCGATTGATTCGAACAACGATACCAGCATTTCGCAAACTGAGCTAGCGTTTTGATCTATATAATTTACGCTACCAAAGTTCTCATTAATCCTGTGGTAGTCAATGTTTATTAGGTGAAGCCCATCGAATATAGTCGGGTTCTGCTCTACTATCCTATCTAATTTGGCAATCTGGGGGACGCCTAAGGATATTATGAGGTCAAACTTTAGTGGGCCCTGGCTAAAGCTAACATCATTGGATTTGAAGTTGCCATTAAGCGGGGTTATGGTCACATCTAGGCGCTCGCCTTCGACATTATATTTGAGCTTGTCCACTACCACCGACTTCATATCGATGCTAACAATAAAATCTCTAACGCCAT from Patescibacteria group bacterium includes the following:
- the rpsO gene encoding 30S ribosomal protein S15, which codes for MIQKTIKAKVMKDNGIHSKDTGSAEVQVALFTENIKSLTDHLKTHKKDNHSRRGLLAMVSKRRRLLDYLSKKDHNRYEALVKKLKLRR
- the truB gene encoding tRNA pseudouridine(55) synthase TruB; translation: MQYNPGIYLINKPRGRSSFSMVAQMRRLSGIKKVGHAGTLDPEAEGLLIVLVGKDYTRLSDSYLKLDKSYEFSLKLGENSDTGDQEGEKTSISDTVPTKKAILEALEDFKGVIEQVPPKYSAIKIDGVRAYKRARRGEEVKIKPRKVTISKLELLKYSYPELTLRADVSSGTYIRALGEDLGKKLATGAYCTQIVRTSIGQNQLKNAMPLD
- a CDS encoding DHH family phosphoesterase, coding for MQNELTPKQQASELIKQAHNILIITGREPNNDQLSAAIATQRVINKLQKQASVVVTDSLPKSAELFDTQFISKQLDGVRDFIVSIDMKSVVVDKLKYNVEGERLDVTITPLNGNFKSNDVSFSQGPLKFDLIISLGVPQIAKLDRIVEQNPTIFDGLHLINIDYHRINENFGSVNYIDQNASSVCEMLVSLFESIAQGSVDESIATALYTGITSATHNFTIPGTTAKAMTVAAQMLAAGAKHQDVVRIMQSKSSKPSLSPAPQAAPKVQVPDESAPTSIKEALEEAKKLSQAEAVVHSTEEGSKKKI